From a region of the Streptacidiphilus albus JL83 genome:
- a CDS encoding MFS transporter encodes MTQPEPIRSDTPRSDTPRHDTPRSAVPDEHRTRWAALAVLCTGTLMIVLDGTIVTVALPTIQNDLHLTAPGLAWVMNAYLIPFGGLLLLAGRLGDLVGRRRVLIAGLVLFTAASLLCGIATTSAALIGARLLQGVGGALTAAVSLGMITRLFPDPRELRRAFAVYGFTGSAGASVGLALGGILTQELSWHWIFFINLPIGLATVAPALRLLRADRGLGLRHGADLPGALLVTSGLMLGVYAIVDHGHDAWLAALLLLGFAVRQATAADPLLPPRLLRSRNVSGANLVQALTVAALFGFQVLIAQYLQHVLDLGPAATGLAMVPAALSIAAFSLGLAARFIARYGERAVLLAGLLMLALGLGLLTRLPAHGHYLSDVLPTVLLAGGFGLAITAVTTLGMADAGPSDAGLVSGLLNTTQQVGAALGVAVTGTLATARSTRLRAVGDTATAALAGGYSLAFTLATALLLTALGLAAALLRNPRPATAQVPADSTTRDLAPTV; translated from the coding sequence ATGACCCAGCCCGAGCCGATCCGGTCCGACACCCCCCGGTCCGACACCCCCCGGCACGACACCCCCCGGTCCGCCGTACCCGACGAACACCGCACCCGCTGGGCCGCCCTGGCCGTCCTCTGCACCGGCACCCTGATGATCGTCCTCGACGGCACCATCGTCACCGTCGCCCTGCCGACCATCCAGAACGACCTCCACCTCACCGCCCCGGGCCTCGCCTGGGTGATGAACGCCTACCTGATCCCCTTCGGCGGGCTGCTGCTGCTCGCCGGACGCCTCGGCGACCTGGTCGGCCGCCGGCGGGTGCTGATCGCCGGCCTGGTCCTGTTCACCGCCGCCTCGCTGCTCTGCGGCATCGCCACCACCTCCGCCGCCCTGATCGGCGCCCGGCTGCTGCAGGGCGTCGGCGGCGCGCTCACCGCAGCCGTCAGCCTCGGCATGATCACCCGGCTCTTCCCCGACCCCCGCGAACTGCGCCGTGCCTTCGCCGTCTACGGCTTCACCGGCTCGGCCGGCGCCTCCGTCGGACTCGCGCTCGGCGGGATCCTCACCCAGGAGCTGAGCTGGCACTGGATCTTCTTCATCAACCTGCCGATCGGCCTGGCCACCGTCGCCCCCGCGCTCCGACTGCTCCGCGCCGACCGCGGCCTCGGCCTGCGCCACGGCGCCGACCTCCCGGGGGCGCTGCTGGTCACCTCCGGCCTGATGCTCGGCGTCTACGCCATCGTCGACCACGGCCACGACGCCTGGCTCGCCGCTCTGCTGCTGCTCGGCTTCGCCGTCCGCCAGGCCACCGCCGCCGACCCGCTGCTCCCGCCCCGGCTGCTCCGCTCCCGCAACGTCAGCGGCGCCAACCTGGTCCAGGCGCTGACCGTCGCCGCGCTGTTCGGCTTCCAGGTGCTGATCGCCCAGTACCTCCAGCATGTCCTGGACCTCGGCCCGGCCGCCACCGGGCTGGCCATGGTCCCCGCCGCCCTGTCCATCGCCGCCTTCTCGCTCGGCCTCGCCGCCCGGTTCATCGCCCGGTACGGCGAGCGCGCCGTCCTGCTCGCCGGACTGCTGATGCTCGCCCTCGGCCTGGGCCTGCTCACCCGCCTCCCCGCCCACGGCCACTACCTGTCCGACGTGCTGCCGACCGTGCTGCTGGCCGGCGGCTTCGGCCTGGCGATCACCGCCGTCACCACCCTCGGCATGGCCGACGCCGGCCCCAGCGACGCCGGCCTGGTCTCCGGACTGCTCAACACCACCCAGCAGGTCGGCGCGGCCCTGGGCGTCGCCGTCACCGGCACCCTGGCCACCGCCCGCAGCACCCGCCTCCGGGCCGTCGGCGACACCGCGACCGCCGCCCTCGCCGGCGGCTACAGCCTCGCCTTCACCCTGGCCACCGCCCTGCTGCTGACCGCTCTCGGGCTCGCCGCCGCCCTGCTCCGCAACCCCCGCCCCGCCACCGCCCAGGTCCCGGCCGACA
- a CDS encoding winged helix-turn-helix transcriptional regulator, whose product MSQGHTGVTVEATAADLVAESCPMIEVLGRVSGKWSIPILMAATRGPIRFTELERAIPDISRRMLTLTLRNLERDGLLTRTVYPTVPPRVEYTATAMAAELRGTLTELTVWAERHRSGVDRARAAYDAQQAR is encoded by the coding sequence ATGTCCCAGGGACACACCGGTGTGACCGTGGAGGCGACGGCGGCGGACCTGGTCGCCGAGAGCTGCCCGATGATCGAGGTGCTGGGCCGGGTCTCCGGGAAGTGGAGCATCCCGATCCTGATGGCCGCGACCAGGGGGCCGATCCGCTTCACCGAACTGGAGCGGGCCATCCCGGACATCAGCCGGCGGATGCTGACGCTGACGCTCCGGAACCTGGAGCGGGACGGGCTGCTGACCCGTACCGTCTATCCGACGGTGCCGCCCAGGGTCGAGTACACGGCCACCGCCATGGCGGCCGAACTGCGCGGCACCCTGACCGAGCTGACGGTCTGGGCGGAACGGCACCGGTCGGGCGTCGACCGCGCCCGGGCCGCCTACGACGCGCAGCAGGCCCGCTGA
- a CDS encoding histidine phosphatase family protein produces MARPLRIVLVRHGESEGNVDESIYERVPDHALKLTGRGRKQALAAGAELRELLGDGAVQAYVSPYLRTRQTFDLMGLDRNRLRVMEEPRLREQDWGNLQDVEDIHRQRAARAAYGHFFYRFTQGESGADVYDRVGAFFETLHRNFERPDYPPNVLLVTHGLMMRLFCMRWFHWSVDEFEALSNPDNGEHRTLLLGANGKYRLDRPFDRWI; encoded by the coding sequence ATGGCACGTCCACTGCGCATCGTCCTGGTCAGGCATGGCGAGTCCGAAGGGAACGTCGATGAATCGATCTACGAGCGGGTGCCGGACCACGCGCTGAAGCTCACCGGGCGGGGGCGGAAGCAGGCGCTGGCGGCGGGTGCGGAGCTGCGGGAGCTGCTCGGCGACGGGGCGGTCCAGGCGTATGTCTCGCCGTACCTGCGGACCCGGCAGACCTTCGACCTGATGGGCCTGGACCGGAACCGGCTGCGGGTGATGGAGGAGCCCCGGCTGCGCGAGCAGGACTGGGGCAACCTCCAGGACGTCGAGGACATCCACCGCCAGCGCGCGGCCCGTGCCGCCTACGGCCACTTCTTCTACCGCTTCACCCAGGGCGAGTCGGGCGCCGACGTCTACGACCGGGTCGGGGCCTTCTTCGAGACGCTGCACCGCAACTTCGAGCGGCCCGACTATCCGCCGAACGTGCTGCTGGTGACGCACGGGCTGATGATGCGGCTCTTCTGCATGCGCTGGTTCCACTGGTCGGTGGACGAGTTCGAGGCGCTGTCCAACCCGGACAACGGCGAGCACCGGACCCTGCTGCTGGGGGCGAACGGCAAGTACCGGCTGGACCGGCCCTTCGACCGCTGGATCTGA
- the dapA gene encoding 4-hydroxy-tetrahydrodipicolinate synthase produces MTGTSGTAGTTPERHRPPFGRIAPAMVTPFHPDGSLDPLGAQTLATHLVDRGCDGIVLNGTTGESPTTTDAEQDRLLRAVLEAVGDRARVTAGVGSNDTRHTVELARAAERAGAHGLLVVTPYYSRPSQEGIARHVAAVAEAVGLPVMLYDIPARTGVRLHRETLLRLAEHPRVAAVKDSAYDLLGSARVIADSGLDYYSGADELNLPLYSVGAVGAVSTVANVAPEQTRAVLDAHTAGDNAEALRQHRLLLPLIDAMMGAAPGTVTAKALLRLLGLPAGPVRLPLVDADPELVGELAAALPSPVG; encoded by the coding sequence ATGACAGGTACCAGTGGGACGGCAGGCACGACCCCGGAGCGACACCGCCCGCCCTTCGGCCGGATCGCCCCGGCGATGGTCACCCCGTTCCACCCCGACGGCAGCCTCGACCCCCTCGGCGCGCAGACGCTCGCCACCCACCTGGTCGACCGCGGCTGCGACGGCATCGTCCTCAACGGCACCACCGGCGAGTCCCCGACCACCACCGACGCCGAACAGGACCGGCTGCTGCGCGCCGTCCTCGAAGCCGTCGGCGACCGGGCCAGGGTCACCGCCGGCGTCGGCAGCAACGACACCCGGCACACCGTCGAACTGGCCCGGGCCGCCGAGCGCGCCGGCGCCCACGGCCTGCTGGTGGTCACCCCCTACTACAGCCGTCCCTCGCAGGAGGGGATCGCCCGGCATGTCGCCGCCGTCGCCGAGGCGGTGGGGCTCCCGGTCATGCTCTACGACATCCCCGCGCGCACCGGCGTCCGGCTGCACCGGGAGACCCTGCTGCGGCTGGCCGAGCACCCCCGGGTCGCCGCCGTGAAGGACTCCGCCTACGACCTGCTCGGCAGCGCGCGGGTGATCGCCGACAGCGGCCTGGACTACTACTCCGGCGCCGACGAGCTCAACCTCCCGCTCTACTCCGTCGGGGCCGTCGGCGCCGTCAGCACCGTCGCCAACGTGGCCCCGGAGCAGACCCGCGCCGTGCTGGACGCCCACACCGCCGGCGACAACGCCGAGGCGCTGCGGCAGCACCGGCTGCTGCTTCCGCTGATCGACGCGATGATGGGCGCCGCCCCGGGCACGGTCACCGCCAAGGCGCTGCTCCGCCTCCTCGGCCTGCCCGCCGGACCGGTCCGGCTCCCACTGGTGGACGCCGACCCGGAACTCGTCGGCGAACTCGCCGCCGCCCTGCCGTCCCCGGTCGGCTGA
- a CDS encoding pyridoxamine 5'-phosphate oxidase family protein, protein MSTWDETEAAAPELAALVRGRFEAHGMGLLATLRRDGSPRISGIEPLFALGELWLGMMPASRKGEDLRRDPRMALHSATTDKDVQEGDAKIAGRAVEVTAEGLRQEYLEALSAATGFEPEDCQVFRVEVTGLSFVRPGGDHLDVHAWREGGGPRLVQRS, encoded by the coding sequence ATGAGTACCTGGGATGAGACCGAGGCTGCCGCGCCGGAGCTCGCCGCGCTGGTGCGGGGGCGGTTCGAGGCGCACGGAATGGGCCTGCTGGCCACGCTGCGGCGGGACGGCTCGCCGCGGATCAGCGGGATCGAGCCGCTCTTCGCGCTGGGCGAGCTGTGGCTGGGGATGATGCCGGCCTCGCGCAAGGGCGAGGACCTGCGGCGCGACCCCCGGATGGCGCTGCACAGCGCCACCACCGACAAGGACGTGCAGGAGGGCGATGCCAAGATCGCGGGTCGGGCGGTGGAGGTGACCGCCGAGGGCCTGCGGCAGGAGTACCTGGAGGCGCTGAGTGCGGCGACCGGCTTCGAGCCGGAGGACTGCCAGGTGTTCCGGGTCGAGGTCACCGGGCTGTCGTTCGTCCGGCCCGGCGGCGACCATCTGGACGTCCACGCCTGGCGCGAGGGCGGTGGGCCGAGGCTGGTGCAGCGCAGCTGA
- a CDS encoding MFS transporter → MVVAAPVTVDQSAPAQARRGQHPGIALTVIAATQLMVVLDVTIVNIALPHIAGALKFSTTNLSWVIDAYSLTFGGLLLLGGRIGDILGRRPTLIFGVLLFCLASLLGGLATAPWMLLGARALQGVGGAVASPTALALITTNFAEGPERNRAFGVFSAVAGAGGAIGLLAGGMLTSWLSWRWVLFVNVPIGIAIAVLAPLYINDSPRRPGRFDLPGALTGTLGMVSLVYGFIRASESSWTDRLTLGSFALSVVLLGLFLLIESRTAQPITPLHMFRNRNRSGSYGIMLCLAAAMFSIFFFITLFVQDILGFSPLRAGIAFLPISAAIITAAQISARMQTRIGPKPFMVGGTLLVSGAVAWLTQITVHSGYVDGVLGPTLMFGFGMGSVFVPIMLTAVSGVAAHETGSASGLLNTTQQVGGALGLSILVTVFGTANRNAGKQQAARFLAHATPKQAAAFAHSHQLPAPYAGQVLAHGIATAFQMGLVFALLAAALALFAVKAGRPEPGREPALQDVQPMVA, encoded by the coding sequence ATCGTCGTGGCTGCACCAGTCACCGTTGACCAGTCCGCTCCCGCCCAGGCGAGGCGCGGCCAGCACCCCGGCATCGCGCTCACCGTGATCGCCGCGACCCAGCTGATGGTCGTGCTCGACGTCACCATCGTGAACATCGCGCTGCCGCACATCGCCGGCGCGCTGAAGTTCTCCACCACCAACCTGTCCTGGGTGATCGACGCCTACTCGCTCACCTTCGGCGGGCTGCTGCTGCTCGGCGGACGAATAGGCGACATCCTCGGCCGCCGTCCCACGCTGATCTTCGGCGTGCTGCTGTTCTGCCTGGCCTCGCTGCTCGGCGGCCTGGCCACCGCGCCGTGGATGCTGCTCGGCGCCCGGGCGCTGCAGGGCGTCGGCGGCGCCGTCGCCTCGCCGACCGCGCTCGCGCTGATCACCACCAACTTCGCCGAGGGACCGGAGCGCAACCGCGCCTTCGGCGTCTTCTCCGCCGTGGCCGGGGCCGGCGGCGCGATCGGCCTGCTGGCCGGCGGCATGCTCACCTCCTGGCTGTCCTGGCGCTGGGTGCTGTTCGTCAACGTGCCGATCGGCATCGCCATCGCCGTGCTCGCGCCGCTCTACATCAACGACTCCCCCCGCCGACCCGGCCGCTTCGACCTGCCCGGCGCCCTCACCGGCACGCTCGGCATGGTCTCCCTGGTGTACGGCTTCATCCGCGCCTCCGAGTCGAGCTGGACGGACCGGCTGACCCTCGGCTCCTTCGCGCTCTCAGTGGTGCTGCTCGGACTGTTCCTGCTGATCGAGTCCCGTACCGCGCAGCCGATCACCCCGCTGCACATGTTCCGCAACCGCAACCGCTCGGGCAGCTACGGCATCATGCTCTGCCTGGCGGCGGCGATGTTCAGCATCTTCTTCTTCATCACCCTGTTCGTGCAGGACATCCTGGGCTTCAGCCCGCTGCGGGCCGGCATCGCCTTCCTGCCGATCAGCGCGGCGATCATCACCGCGGCGCAGATCTCGGCCCGGATGCAGACCCGGATCGGCCCGAAGCCGTTCATGGTCGGCGGCACGCTGCTGGTCAGCGGCGCCGTCGCCTGGCTGACCCAGATCACCGTGCACAGCGGCTATGTGGACGGGGTCCTCGGCCCGACGCTGATGTTCGGCTTCGGCATGGGCAGCGTCTTCGTCCCGATCATGCTGACCGCCGTCTCCGGCGTCGCCGCGCACGAGACCGGCTCGGCCTCCGGGCTGCTCAACACCACCCAGCAGGTCGGCGGCGCACTGGGGCTGTCCATCCTGGTGACCGTCTTCGGCACGGCCAACCGCAACGCCGGCAAGCAGCAGGCGGCGCGGTTCCTGGCGCACGCCACCCCGAAGCAGGCCGCGGCCTTCGCCCACAGCCACCAACTGCCCGCCCCCTACGCCGGCCAGGTGCTCGCCCACGGCATCGCGACCGCGTTCCAGATGGGACTGGTCTTCGCACTGCTCGCGGCCGCGCTGGCGCTGTTCGCGGTGAAGGCCGGGCGGCCCGAGCCCGGCCGCGAACCCGCACTGCAGGATGTCCAGCCCATGGTCGCCTGA
- a CDS encoding TetR/AcrR family transcriptional regulator, with the protein MTTTSENTRSAASSPGAAEAGPSPVRRRGKVLEHAIFEAVLDELVSSGYAMLSMEAVATRAQTGKASLYRRWGSREALVLDALQALLPEAGPAPDTGELRADLLELVRRMRATMLSVPGRAGRVIMSELDHERGAPFAGLMHERVIRPGKDLLRELLVRGVVRGDVRPGAVGAPLLLDVVPAVLLYRAKMVGPPTDAEMVVLVDEVLLPMVRA; encoded by the coding sequence ATGACCACGACCAGCGAGAACACCCGGTCGGCAGCGTCTTCCCCGGGGGCGGCGGAGGCGGGTCCGTCCCCGGTCCGGCGGCGCGGCAAGGTCCTCGAACATGCGATCTTCGAGGCGGTTCTCGACGAACTGGTCAGCTCCGGCTACGCGATGCTCAGCATGGAGGCCGTGGCGACCCGGGCGCAGACCGGGAAGGCCTCGCTCTACCGCCGCTGGGGCTCCAGGGAGGCCCTGGTCCTGGACGCCCTCCAGGCCCTGCTGCCGGAGGCAGGACCCGCGCCCGACACTGGCGAACTGCGGGCGGACCTGCTGGAACTGGTCCGGCGGATGCGGGCGACCATGCTCTCCGTCCCCGGCCGGGCGGGTCGGGTCATCATGTCGGAGCTGGACCACGAACGGGGTGCGCCCTTCGCCGGGTTGATGCACGAACGGGTGATCCGTCCGGGCAAGGACCTGCTGCGGGAGCTGCTGGTCCGGGGCGTCGTGCGGGGTGACGTCCGTCCGGGCGCGGTCGGCGCCCCGCTGCTGCTGGACGTGGTGCCGGCGGTGCTGCTGTACCGCGCCAAGATGGTCGGACCGCCGACCGACGCGGAGATGGTCGTCCTGGTCGACGAGGTGCTGCTGCCCATGGTGCGGGCCTGA
- a CDS encoding ribonuclease HII translates to MPITPPTHTVERSLRRAGAEVVAGVDEVGRGAWAGPVTVCAAVTGLRRAPEGLTDSKLLTPRRRAELAPVLAEWAIAHALGHASAQECDELGMTAALRLAAVRALDALPVRPDAVILDGKHDYLGAPWRVRTVIKGDQSCICVAAASVIAKVLRDDLMAEIGAGHPEFAFDANAGYPSPVHREALAEHGPTPYHRLSWSYLDALPKWRHLKTVRRSEEQDAGQLSLGF, encoded by the coding sequence ATGCCGATCACACCTCCGACCCACACCGTCGAACGCTCGCTCCGCCGGGCCGGGGCCGAGGTGGTGGCCGGGGTGGACGAGGTCGGCCGGGGCGCCTGGGCCGGTCCGGTCACCGTCTGCGCGGCCGTCACCGGCCTGCGCCGCGCCCCGGAGGGGCTGACCGACTCCAAGCTGCTCACCCCCCGCCGCCGGGCCGAACTGGCGCCGGTGCTGGCCGAGTGGGCCATCGCGCACGCCCTCGGCCACGCCTCCGCGCAGGAGTGCGACGAACTGGGGATGACGGCCGCGCTCCGGCTCGCCGCCGTGCGCGCCCTGGATGCGCTCCCGGTGCGTCCGGACGCCGTCATCCTCGACGGGAAGCACGACTACCTGGGCGCGCCCTGGCGGGTGCGGACGGTGATCAAGGGCGACCAGTCCTGCATCTGCGTCGCCGCGGCCTCGGTGATCGCCAAGGTCCTGCGGGACGACCTGATGGCGGAGATCGGCGCCGGCCATCCCGAGTTCGCCTTCGACGCCAACGCCGGCTACCCCTCCCCGGTGCACCGCGAGGCCCTGGCGGAACACGGCCCCACCCCGTACCACCGGCTCTCCTGGTCGTACCTGGACGCGCTTCCGAAGTGGCGGCACCTGAAGACCGTGCGCCGCTCCGAGGAGCAGGACGCCGGGCAGCTGTCGCTGGGCTTCTGA
- a CDS encoding RecQ family ATP-dependent DNA helicase, translating to MSDMELRAEADAVLARLVGDGSGTARLREDQWQAIEALVVGHRRALVVQRTGWGKSAVYFVATSMLRKRGAGPTVIISPLLALMRNQVESAARAGIAARTINSANPEEWDAVQAEVAAGTVDVLLVSPERLNSPDFRESVLPRLAATTGLLVVDEAHCISDWGHDFRPDYRRLRTMLAELPAGVPVLATTATANARVTADVAEQLGTGGDEALVLRGPLDRESLRLGVLRLPDAAHRLAWLGERLGELPGSGIIYTLTVAAAEEVAAFLRQRGYPVASYTGRTENADRLRAEEDLLANRVKALVATSALGMGFDKPDLGFVVHLGSPSSPIAYYQQVGRAGRGVDHADVLLLPGREDEAIWAYFASVGFPPEEQVRRTLAALEQAGRPLSLPALEPLVELRRSRLETMLKVLDVDGAVKRVKGGWTATGQPWTYDAERYAWVARQREAEQQAMRDYVSTTECRMEYLQRQLDDEKAAPCGRCDNCAGPWLDAAVSSGALAGAADELDRPGVEVEPRRMWPSGMPAVGVDLKGRIPAGQQAATGRALGRLSDIGWGNRLRPLLAEQAADGPVPDDVLAAVVTVVADWARSPGGWAAGVPDAAPRPVGIVAMPSRSRPQLVGSLAQGLARVGRLPLLGSLAYTPQAGVHPAHRSNSAQRLRALAASFAVPEELAAALAATPGPVLLVDDWTDSGWTLAVGARLLRQAGAEQVLPLVLALAG from the coding sequence ATGAGCGACATGGAACTGCGTGCCGAGGCCGATGCTGTGCTGGCCCGTCTGGTGGGGGACGGGAGCGGTACGGCGCGTCTGCGTGAGGACCAGTGGCAGGCGATCGAGGCGCTGGTGGTGGGTCACCGCCGGGCGCTGGTGGTGCAGCGGACCGGGTGGGGGAAGTCGGCGGTGTACTTCGTCGCCACCTCGATGCTGCGCAAGCGCGGCGCCGGTCCGACGGTGATCATCTCGCCGCTGCTGGCGCTGATGCGGAACCAGGTGGAGTCGGCCGCGCGCGCCGGGATCGCCGCACGGACGATCAACTCGGCCAACCCGGAGGAGTGGGACGCGGTCCAGGCGGAGGTCGCGGCCGGGACCGTGGACGTGCTGCTGGTCAGCCCGGAGCGGCTGAACTCGCCCGACTTCCGCGAGTCGGTACTGCCCCGGCTGGCCGCCACCACCGGCCTGCTGGTGGTGGACGAGGCGCACTGCATCTCGGACTGGGGGCACGACTTCCGCCCGGACTACCGGCGGCTGCGCACCATGCTGGCGGAGCTGCCGGCCGGGGTGCCGGTGCTGGCCACCACGGCGACGGCGAACGCCCGGGTCACCGCCGACGTGGCCGAGCAGCTGGGCACCGGCGGGGACGAGGCCCTGGTGCTGCGCGGGCCGCTGGACCGGGAGAGCCTTCGTCTCGGCGTGCTCCGGCTGCCGGACGCGGCGCACCGGCTGGCCTGGCTGGGGGAGCGGCTGGGCGAGCTGCCGGGCTCGGGAATCATCTACACGCTGACGGTCGCGGCGGCGGAGGAGGTCGCGGCGTTCCTGCGTCAGCGCGGCTACCCGGTTGCCTCCTACACCGGGCGGACCGAGAACGCGGACCGGCTGCGGGCCGAGGAGGACCTGCTGGCCAACCGGGTGAAGGCGCTGGTGGCGACCTCGGCGCTGGGGATGGGTTTCGACAAGCCGGACCTCGGCTTCGTGGTCCACCTGGGGTCGCCCTCGTCCCCGATCGCCTACTACCAGCAGGTCGGCCGCGCCGGGCGCGGGGTGGACCACGCGGACGTGCTGCTGCTGCCGGGGCGCGAGGACGAGGCGATCTGGGCCTACTTCGCCTCGGTGGGCTTCCCGCCCGAGGAACAGGTGCGGCGCACCCTGGCCGCGCTGGAGCAGGCCGGCCGGCCGCTGTCGCTGCCGGCCCTGGAGCCGCTGGTGGAGCTCCGGCGCTCGCGACTGGAGACGATGCTCAAGGTCCTGGACGTGGACGGCGCGGTCAAACGGGTGAAGGGCGGCTGGACCGCGACCGGACAGCCGTGGACCTACGACGCGGAGCGGTACGCCTGGGTCGCCCGGCAGCGGGAGGCCGAGCAGCAGGCGATGCGGGACTACGTGTCGACCACCGAGTGCCGGATGGAGTACCTCCAGCGGCAGCTGGACGACGAGAAGGCGGCCCCCTGCGGCCGCTGCGACAACTGCGCCGGGCCCTGGCTCGACGCCGCCGTCTCCTCCGGGGCGCTGGCCGGGGCGGCCGACGAGCTGGACCGCCCCGGGGTCGAGGTCGAGCCGCGCCGGATGTGGCCCTCGGGCATGCCCGCGGTCGGGGTCGACCTCAAGGGCCGGATCCCGGCGGGCCAGCAGGCGGCCACCGGCCGGGCGCTGGGCCGGCTGTCCGACATCGGCTGGGGCAACCGGCTGCGCCCGCTGCTCGCGGAGCAGGCGGCGGACGGACCGGTGCCGGACGACGTGCTGGCCGCCGTGGTGACGGTGGTGGCCGACTGGGCGCGCTCGCCGGGCGGCTGGGCGGCCGGAGTCCCCGACGCGGCGCCGCGGCCGGTGGGCATCGTCGCGATGCCCTCGCGCTCCCGCCCGCAGCTGGTGGGCTCGCTGGCCCAGGGGCTGGCCCGGGTCGGCCGGCTGCCGCTGCTGGGCAGCCTGGCGTACACCCCGCAGGCGGGAGTCCACCCGGCGCACCGGAGCAACTCCGCCCAGCGGCTGCGCGCCCTGGCCGCCTCCTTCGCCGTCCCCGAGGAACTCGCCGCGGCCCTGGCCGCCACCCCGGGGCCGGTGCTGCTGGTGGACGACTGGACCGACTCCGGCTGGACCCTGGCGGTGGGCGCCCGGCTGCTGCGCCAGGCCGGCGCCGAACAGGTCCTGCCGCTGGTCCTGGCCCTGGCCGGCTAG
- a CDS encoding DUF4192 domain-containing protein, with protein sequence MNENPRTPARSSFEHPVVRMRTPADMVDALPYLLGFFPNDSIVALGLQGPRRSQGGTVRVDIPEPGAWPRAAEEVARFLVALSEHRDRRPDAVIVYLCRDPAPGQSGQETAEGLRPLALALAEAFAAVGIPVHESLCVVDGHWWSFSCGDARCCDPGGTPVDRPGSTPPVAAAAAYAGIQLRGSLKALQQALDPEGAPTAEAQLQAFEEAVPALVEELLRSGGREAVRRRTNELVDIAVARFRAGAEDLPVAEAARLILGLQDRLARDRAAEWLDPPDVEHAQRLWRFLARRCAVPFDSHAAAPLALLGWTAWVTGDTVTARVALGRALVADPDYTFAQLLYEAVNTGAEPRSLCATLRAERRARQRRARRPAGRRRVLRGPRVRS encoded by the coding sequence ATGAACGAGAACCCGCGCACCCCCGCCCGCTCCTCCTTCGAGCACCCCGTCGTCCGGATGCGGACCCCCGCCGACATGGTCGACGCCCTGCCCTACCTGCTCGGCTTCTTCCCCAACGACAGCATCGTGGCCCTCGGCCTCCAGGGGCCGCGCCGCAGCCAGGGCGGCACGGTCCGGGTCGACATCCCCGAGCCCGGCGCCTGGCCGCGCGCGGCCGAGGAGGTCGCCCGATTCCTGGTGGCGCTCTCCGAGCACCGCGACCGCCGTCCGGACGCCGTGATCGTCTACCTGTGCCGCGACCCCGCCCCGGGGCAGTCCGGTCAGGAGACCGCCGAGGGGCTGCGTCCGCTGGCCCTCGCCCTGGCCGAGGCCTTCGCGGCGGTCGGCATCCCGGTCCACGAGTCGCTCTGCGTCGTGGACGGCCACTGGTGGTCCTTCAGCTGCGGGGACGCCCGCTGCTGCGATCCCGGCGGTACGCCGGTCGACCGCCCCGGCAGCACACCGCCGGTCGCGGCGGCCGCCGCCTACGCCGGCATCCAGCTCCGGGGGAGTCTGAAGGCACTGCAGCAGGCCCTCGACCCGGAGGGCGCGCCGACCGCCGAGGCCCAACTGCAGGCCTTCGAGGAGGCGGTCCCGGCACTGGTCGAGGAACTCCTCCGGAGCGGCGGCCGGGAGGCCGTCCGGCGGCGCACCAACGAACTGGTGGACATTGCCGTCGCCCGGTTCCGGGCGGGCGCCGAGGACCTTCCGGTCGCCGAGGCGGCCCGGCTGATCCTCGGGCTCCAGGACCGGCTGGCCCGGGACCGGGCCGCGGAATGGCTCGACCCGCCCGACGTCGAGCACGCCCAGCGGCTCTGGCGGTTCCTGGCCCGGCGCTGCGCCGTGCCCTTCGACAGCCATGCGGCGGCCCCGCTCGCCCTGCTCGGCTGGACGGCCTGGGTGACCGGCGACACGGTCACCGCCCGGGTCGCGCTCGGTCGGGCCCTGGTGGCCGACCCGGACTACACCTTCGCCCAACTGCTCTACGAGGCGGTCAACACCGGCGCCGAACCGCGCTCGCTGTGCGCGACGCTCAGGGCGGAGCGCCGGGCCCGGCAGCGGCGGGCCAGGCGTCCCGCCGGTCGCAGACGGGTGCTGCGCGGGCCCCGGGTGCGGAGCTGA